The genomic window TTATATTCATTGAATTTTTCATTAAGGTCATTCGTAATTGGTTCATGTCTTCAGTCTTTCAATTCTAAATAATCGTTTGGTCATTTGGAATGCTTCTTGCCACTCATTTTGATCTATCTCCTCCCCATGATGTCCACTCAACTTTGATCAAAAACTCCGCCCATCAGGCCAATGGACCTATCAGCCATTAAGAAGAACATTGAGTCTGGTCAGATCCGAACCACAGCGGAGTTCCAGCGTGACATCATGCTGATGTTTCAGAACGCGGTGATGTATAACAGCTCGGATCACGACGTGTATCACATGGCTCTGGAGATGCAGCGGGATGTTCTGGAACAGATCCAGCAGTTCCTGGCCACTCAGCTCATCATGCAGACGTCAGAGTCCGGCATCAGCGCCAAGAGCCTGCGTGGCCGAGAGAACAACCGCAAGCAGGACTCGAACGAGAAggtttgtgttagagagagagggagagaaacacacacacatatatccacCCAAAGCCCATTATTAACGTGGAGAACCACATGCTTAGGGAGCTGTTGAAAAGAAGGCACTAATGAGATATGCTTCACATAACAactaacaaacacatacacacacacacacacacaaatacttagAAGAGTGTTTAAAATCCAAAGACACAGTGTggtgaaataaaagaaacatacatatacacatatagaACAATCAACAAGATTGCAGCTGAGACGTAGAGATAAATATAACTTATTTTATCTTATGTAGTACTGTTCAGTATCTACCCATACAGTTTtggtctcactctctctctctttctcagacacatacacacacacacacacacacacacacacacacaaaacacataactaaataataatgtttttcattgttgAATTGTTACAGATGAGCAGAATGCCTATGAGTCTGTCTGTAAATGACTCTGTCAGTGATTGTATTGCTGGCTGTTTAAAGTTGCATGGGTTGCACACAACGCCTCAGTGTTTCATACTTTTGCTTCGACGGATCATTTCAATGCCGTTCAAACGTGCGTCAGCCGTTATCTTTATTGGTCTGTGGAACGCAGATACACACCTGTATTTACTGGAAGTTTTGTGTTCATTCTCATTGCCTGGCCTGCCTCATTAAGTTTTCTTTCTCCAGTCAAGTTCTTGTAtctgcatgtctctctgtcatgGTGGATTGTGGTGTATTCAGCAGTGCTGCGGCTCCTAGAGAGAGCATTGTGTGAGTTTTGGTAGCGTATTGATACTGAAGAGGGGGGATAGAGCTGTGTTTAACTGGAActacagtaacagtaacagaacTACAGGAACTTCTTTTCCATGATTATCATCTAAGTTCTCATTTCTGAAGTACTGCAGTCAGAAGAGAAATGCACCCATATGTACTCACTGCATTTCTCCTCCAGCCCTTCTATGTAACATACATATGCAACACCAGACCAGTGGGCAAACTGCTTCTTCATTTGTAGACCTTTGGTCCTACATGTTCACGCTCAAGGATATTAATTTTTTGGGTaatattttgaacattttccaTGTAATGAAAAGAGATcccacaacagaaaaaaaaagtgtagtaTTTTTAAGACACGTCAACATTTCAAGACCAAGTGTTGCTTATCGGTTTAACACGTTGCATTAAGATAGTACACACTGAAGTGAATGAACTCCGTCTGTAACATTCTCTCCAGCCCTCACTCTGAAAGACCAGatcacaccacatcacatcacataaCATCACATCAGAGCACGTCCTACCACACTGAATCACGCCAGATTACAGTAGATCACACCAGATTACATCAGTGACTCCTCACCGTCATCCCTCTAGTCTCAATCCCTGTATGTGTCTCCCGTGTGTGCATGttgctttcttcctttcttcacATCACTGTTTGTCTGATGTCTCCTAATACattagtattgtgtgtgtgtgtatgcgtatgcgtatgcgtgtgtgtgttcactcgtTCGGtgacatgtgtttatgtggcCTTAACCCTGCTCTATGTGTGTGACTCTCACATCGATGCctcagctctgtgtttgtgtctgtcttttgtgtgtgtgtgtgtgtgtgtgtgtaggactttttttttttttttctcactgtaaTGTTTGTCCTCCTACAGGACAGTGTTCCAATGGCTTCTCctgctttccttctctctctctttgtaagtATCCAGGCTGAAGCTAACAGTGCATAGagcctctccctctgtcccttcTGATCTCTCCCCAAAAAatctgggacacacacacacacacacacacacatacacacgcacattctGACACAAACAACGCTTTCCCCATGTTTGCGCACGTGGCACTCCAGAGATGAGCAAATGGTATATAGGATATGTCCCAGGTCTGAGTGTACCTAAGAGCTGAACATGCATGGGTAATTGTACgtggatgtgtttttgtgccCCTTTTTACTGTGTGGTGTAATTCTGAtgcctttgtttctctttgtcctgaTGTAGTTGTATTGAACAGGTCTGGTTTGCTGATGAAAGAGTTTGGCATGTGGACTTTGATGTGTTTGGGTCAGAGTTTTGTCTTCTCACTCCCTGTGCCCTCTTCAGGGTGGATTTAAAGTAGCCTTACAGTATGCATGGCCTGATGTGTGAGAGTAAACCATCATCTGTCACGTTCAAAGGCTCCATGGTTCCCTTTCTTTTGCTGTTCTAGGATGGAGGCACCAGGGGGCGCAGGAGTGCCATTGAGGCTGATCTCAAGATGAAGAAGTAGCTGATCCGCGAGgtccacactacacacacactggaactTGGAGACTCATGGAGTTGGTCAAAGTGACttgatcatttcatttctggAGTTAATTTCAATCTGACTTCTTCATTTCAGGGACTTTCATCTGCAGCACCTGTTTTAAGGAATGTAGTATCATGGCCACAAAATCAAATGAAGAGGATCGTTATACACAGTCTGAATGTTAAATGTATATGCTTTAGAACCATGAGTTACAGAACTGCAGTTCTCAAGAGTTACATTAGTATAAGCTGTCAGACATCATCTTGACTAGCTTTAACGCTGTTCCTTACTGGAAAAGGATGGAAACTGTAGCCTCTCGTTATTGCGGTTTTGTACCTCACGGTCAGGATAAAGGCCTGCTGTATAATATTTTCTTTTGCCATCTACAAAGAGAAGCTGCAACTTACTATAGTGTCCATGTGTCCGGCAATATGTTAACATGGAAAGTGGAGAGTGGTTTTGTACAGGAAATGTTTGTGTACAGatagtgtttttttaatgtaaaaggATGTGTTCAGTTGTGAAATAGTTCAATAaagtttgagagaaaaaaagaggaaaatttgCTGATAATTTTGTGCAGGAAATATTTATTCCACATTTTCCTTCatagtttttaaataaaacacatacagataataaatacaaaaaaaaacacagttggcTGAAGGCAAGGCCAGCTTGTCTTAACCGTTTTTGTTCTCCATTTAAGATTTCCAGTAGTGTTTACATAAATGTCTCACTCAGTCACCATTAAATAACTCTACCACAACCATTTACCATGTGTTTTACAATATCCCTGATTTATACAATCAGAGAAACAATGAGGTAAAACAAGTAAACCAGCAAAAGTAAGCAATATTGCTGTAGTGGGTTGCTTTCTATGCCCATCTAACATGGTAACATTACCAAAAACAATATTTCCCATCTCAAAATACTCGGAGACCACCTTTAACGGACTAaattataaatacataaaccaaCTCCaaagatataaaatataaatattcctCTGTGATGCTTAAAGCAAGGCAGTTCTTCAGCGCTACTCGTTTCTCAAATACACGAGCCACAGAACCATACTACAGTGTACATAACACATTCAGAAGAAGCTCAAATCGGTAGTCTTTGTATTAATTAAACTGACGGAATGTTGCAAAGCGTTAAGAGATTCCCCCTTTAAACATATTCCGTGCCTCAATCAAGATAAGAACTGTTCACCATAAGCTATATTCATTCACCTTCAGTAGAACTCGTGTATTGTTGGGCTGGCGGAAGAATACAGCTTTCTCTTGATGAGTCGGTATTCAGATCGCAACCTTAACTCTTTATCGCTGCCGAATAAATGTTGAAGTGAAGGCCAGGACTCCAGTTGTGTTTTAAGGATTACAGAAAGCTCAAAGGTTGGTGTGACACTTTGATCTGGTGTTACAATGCCTAATTTCTGCAGCTTGCCATCAGTGTCCAAGAACACATTGATTAGAGCGCCTCGTATCCCACAAGGTTCATCAACTGCGGCTCGTAGAATATCACCGGCAACTCGCGCAATCATGTGCCGCGGGAGAAGCAGCTGATGGCATCGCAGAGTCGTCTTCTTAGCTTCCGCCAGGCATTTCTCAATTCGCTTGGTCAAACTGGACAGAAGACTTGCCTCTTCAAACTCGTCCTCCATACAACACTCTGACCCGAGACCTGAGAAAGGAGGCAGAAATCCGAACGATTAATCATGTCCAAAGTTGCAGCAGTTCAGAGGAttagataaaaaagaaaacggaCGTATCGGCAGTCTAGAACTTAGTCACGATATGTTTGTCAGCTGATATGAGACGTCTGATAAGATAAGCACATTGAAACGATGATCTAACTGAAACTAGCTGTAGCACTATCTACGAGTTCAGTAATAGGGATAGGACCGTATCTCTTTCACGAAATAAAGCTGAACAAATTACGACCACAAAGTTCAAAATGTAGCTTAAGTTAtcaagatgagagaaaaaacagcttACTTGAGGAGCTCATAGTTTTTCTGAGTCTTCCaccattttcaaaatgtttgcCATATTTTATGTGATGGACAAACTTTCTCAGCATTTCCACTAAGTTATCCTCTTCCGATGAGGCCGGCATTCTGTGCCCGAAAACCAAAGCTTGTGTATAAACCATAGCGACGTTCTTTCTAAATTACTCCCCAAGACTTCACACTCCTCGGTCGCGGACAGTTTCGATCTTAGTTCCATGAATGCAAGAGTTTGAAACGCCCGTTGTCTTGCTTCTCCCggtatatatacagtacaccGTCTGCAACATTGCATCAGCTGTGCCTAGAGCTTGTAGGACGGCCCACCCGATTACCATAGGAACAGAGGTATTGCGCAATACCTGTGTGAAGTGAAATCAGATGGCGGTAAGTGCCATCACCGATGTGTTGCGTTTCAGTTTTCGGTTATCAGTAATCTGGATTCTAGAACATTTAGACAAGAAAAAAGTTTAAATGTTGCTTTTATTATTAGATATTACATGCGCACTATAATTTTAAGTTTTGGTGTTTGTGCAAGGAGCAGTGCACTGACATCTCTCCTCTGCTGATTTCAGTAGAGTTGAGCAGTAACAGGGTTTTTGTCAGGGTTTTGTCGAAGTAGTGGGACCTTTAGGTTATAGTACAAAAGTGTGTATACACAACAATTGTACCACACTGTTTGATGTGAATTATATTATAAACTGATCTTAGTCTTCATAGTGCAGACTGAACACAACAGTGAGTCATTTTGTGCTGGTATGGTTGGCTAAAGCTCGTGACTACCTGTAACTCAGCACGTCGTCTAGACAGACTGAGCCaggcagaggtgagagagaatgacCAATCAGTGTTGACTCAGGAAAACATTGCCCAATATACTTGTCTATTCCTATTCTTTCAGCCTCTGGATACACTACTGGCTTTGTCTCCAGGCTCTTAAACCCTGCCCGATTCTTACCTGAGTCATATTTCTGGAAATTTTTCAGAAGTGATTTACCTTTGTACCGCTGTGTTTATTAACTACACCAGTGCTGAGCAAAGCCGTGACGTTGAATCGCATGACATACCATTGAGGAAGTGGCAAAGTGGTTCTCTAGAATTACCTTGGGAAATTACAGAATGACAAGGAAGAGGTTTTCCTTGGCCTGTGCTGCTTCTACTTGTAGACGGAAACTTAGGCAACTGGTCATTCAGCTTACTTAGTCTGGTTTTCTTCTCACAGGAATAGAGATAGAGACACTAAATGTTTTGTTATTACTGTAAGCATGCTGGTCATAAAAATGTCAAAGTATGACATTTATACTGATCTTAAATGGTTGTTTTTGGAGGAGTAGTGATGGAGAGGTGTTTACTCCCATTCTTTGTTGACTTTAATCATGAGTTTGATCAACCTTGTGAGAGTCCATCCATCACTGTCAATTCAATAAACCTGACAGACATGTTTGAACAGTCAGCTGTTTGGCATATGACTACATATTTTTGAGAGTCACGAGAAGATCCTTGTGCTGTGCTCAGAGCCCGTGTTGCATTCCTTGTATATCTCACAGTTTACCTGAAAAGTTAGGCCAAGATATtgataataaaaattaaaatgatttttatttatagcACCCTTTTCTCATACCCAGACTGCTGAAATCAGAAAAGTCATTTATTTGGTATAGAACTTGTTTACTGATAAATCGGTTATTGCACATTGTTTTAGAATCTCTCTTTTGACAGAACATTTGTTCATATACTTCTTATCGCCACATGCTAAAGGTCGttcaaatttctttctttttgctatCCTGGCTGAATCATGTGTCTGGTTTATCAGATGGACTGACATGTTGGTTATCGCCTATATAGGTCATTTGGTGAAATATCTCCAAGGTTTCTCTTCATTTGAATCCAAGCAGTAATTGTCAGTTATATACCTGAAGACATATGTTGTGATATACAAAGAATGCTATGCTTATAATctcaaaactaaaaaaaaaaaatgtcacagtatGAAAGCGAACATTAATAGGACAGCAAGCGTTATTAAAgtttcaaaaaaaggaaaaatatacaGATTAGAATGCTTTATTTCAAGTTTTAAAAGTCACAGTAAGGAGGATGCAGGTCAGTTGTTATTAAAATAGCTAATTCTATAACTGGTCAAAGTCTAGAAGATCTTGAAATGATCCGTAAAATGCCAATCAGTACATAATCTAAGACAATATTCCACAACACAATTACCTTTTTAAGtggaatttttttaaaacagatcaaTAGATATAGATAATATTTAATCAGTCTCCCACCAGCTTTCTTTCAGttagtgtttttattatttcagcTTAGTAAGAATGACTCAGGAATACTGCAGCCCCAGTGTTCTTTTCTCAACACTGTGTGAATAGTCTCAGCTATTTTGTTTAGATAAAGTCATCTGAAGACATTTTGAATGTCATTGTTTTAGTTAGAATTTCATATGCATGAGAATTCAAAAGACTAAATACTGTAAAACGTTATCAGGTCCATCACCATCAACTGTGCTGAGAAACTGTGAACATCCTGAAGTGTAGCAGCTACCGTCATCTGCTGTTACAATATAGTTCTGATGTAACATGACTagtttatttctgaatcttGAAAGTGACTCATGTGTGTCTGCCCAGAACAACTGTCTAGTTCTAACTTTTCTATAACTCACTAGTTATGAGTTTACTGTGTTAACTTCCCCTGCCACAGACTACAAATCCAGAGAAAACCAGTCAAACATGAATTTGGCTGCTGGAATTTTTTATAACCTGATTGTTATATTTGGCACTGtggaacagcaaaaaaaaaaatggattgtcATTTTCTTTGGAAATCATTGTTAGGAATGAAAaagtcttatatatatatatacatatatatatacactgtgtgtgtgtgtatcatataaatgtgaaaatacatAATAATTATAAGTAATAGATTACAGTCGGTCCTCCACATTCGCGGGGGTTAGGAGCGCAGGACGCCCGCGAAAGTGGAAACCCGCGAATATCTCAAAGCCCCCCAAACGTTAACTCTTAATAATGTGGCCTATATTTATGGTAGTAAATGATATAATAGATTAATAACACATATAGgctattttatgcatttatgacttactaaactttttttagttttctttatgttgcaCACTTGAATAAAACGATGTCTGAAACAAGTGTGTTGACACGTTTTCTTCGTTTAATCCATAAcagcataaaaatacacatcactccGACA from Chanos chanos chromosome 2, fChaCha1.1, whole genome shotgun sequence includes these protein-coding regions:
- the LOC115806130 gene encoding DNA damage-inducible transcript 4-like protein; this translates as MVYTQALVFGHRMPASSEEDNLVEMLRKFVHHIKYGKHFENGGRLRKTMSSSSLGSECCMEDEFEEASLLSSLTKRIEKCLAEAKKTTLRCHQLLLPRHMIARVAGDILRAAVDEPCGIRGALINVFLDTDGKLQKLGIVTPDQSVTPTFELSVILKTQLESWPSLQHLFGSDKELRLRSEYRLIKRKLYSSASPTIHEFY